DNA sequence from the Clostridia bacterium genome:
AAAACGGAGAAGGCGGGAGTCGCCTTGTTGGAGAAGGCGAGGTGTAGGGGATACATGTTCCCCGCCGATTGGGGATATCGAATCCTCAACCGCAAGCCATATAGGCCCGTCTCCACAAAAGTCAGACAGCAGCGGCTTCTATACTGCCTTCTCCGCCTCATCGTCGGAGATCCTGCGGATCTCCGCGCCTGCCTGTGCAAACTTCAGTTCGAGCCTCTCATAGCCTCGGTCCAAATGGTAGACGTCTGCGACCTCAGTCTCACCCTCTGCCGCAAGGCCGGCAAGGACCAGCGCTGCACCAGCTCGAAGGTCCGAGCACCTCACTTGCGCGCCCGACAGCCGCTCCTGTCCCTCAATCATCGCAGAGCGTCCATCGATCTTGATGCTCGCCCCCATTCGCGCAAGCTCGGCAACGTGCATGAACCGGTTTTCGAATACCGTTTCGGTTATGATCGACGACCCATCCGCCACCGACATCAACGACATGAACTGAGCCTGAAGATCCGTGGGGAAACCCGGGTATGGCATAGTCTTGATGTCAACTGCGCGGGGCCGGGCCTCAGACTCCACGTGTATGGAGCCGCCATCCTCGATAACTGTGACCCCTGCCTCCCGGAGCTTAGCCGTAATCGGCTTGAGATGCTCCTCGACCACATTGTCAATGTCGAGAGATCCCTTGGTCATAGCGGCGGCCACCATTAGAGTCCCCGCTTCGATCCTATCGGGGATAACCATGTACTGCGCGGGAGTAAGCTCTCGGACGCCCTCGATCCGGAGGGCGTTGGTTCCTGCGCCTCTCACGTGCGCTCCCATGGAGTTCAGGAAGTTGGCGAGATCCACGATCTCAGGCTCCTGCGCCGCGTTTTCGATCAATGTGGCGCCAGAGGCAAGCACGGCGGCCATCATTATGTTCTCAGTAGCGCCGACGCTCGGGAAGTCCAGATACACCCTGGCCCCGACGAGCCTTTCGGCGCGAGCCTCAATCTGTCCGTACCCCATATCGATCTCAGCGCCCAAGGCGGCAAAACCCTTCAGGTGCAGATCGATCGGCCGCGAACCGATTGCACATCCACCAGGCAGCGAGATGCGGACCGTGCCCATTCTGGCAAGCAACGGCCCCATTACCAGAAAGGATGCCCTCATCGCCCTGACCAGATCATAGGGAGGCTCGGATGAGGAGATCACGGACGCATCGACTGCGACCGTGTTCTGGCTGCGGTATACTTGCGCGCCGAGAGAGGTGAGAACGCCGCACATGGTGTCGACGTCTCTAAGGGACGGGACATCCTCAACCATTGACCGACCGCCGGCAAGAAGCGAGGCAGCGATCACAGGCAGGGATGCATTTTTCGCGCCGCCAACGCGGACCCTGCCGCGAAGTGGAGCGCCACCCCTTATTACGAGAGATTCCACAGTACCTCCCCCAATCCTGAGTTCACGCGCAGCATACTCCAACAATCAGTGTACCATCGCCGCTCGTGCGCGCACAAGTGGAAAGATGTGCATAAACCTCATTCCTGGCCGAAATCGAGGAGGCGGTCAGCCCTGAGTCCGAAGAAGTGGAGTATGCCCATGACAACCCTGTGGGCTGCTCTGCCATCGCCATATGGATTGCGGGAATCGGCCATCTTCCGGTACTGCTCCCTATCAGTAAGGATCATCCCAGCCTCAGTCGCAATCTCCTCCCGGGAAACCCCTGCAAGCCTCAGGGTGCCCGCAGCCACTCCTTCGGGCCGCTCAGTGGTGCGCCTGAGAACCAGGACAGGCTTACCCAGGGCTGGCGCCTCTTCCTGCAGTCCTCCTGAGTCAGTCATAACCATATAGCAGCGCTGAATCAGCCCGACCATATCTGGATAGCTCAGGGGATTCACAAGCAGGCAGCGCTCTACTCCAGCGAGTTCCTCCATGACCACACTTCGGACCCTGGGATTCGGATGCACAGGGAAAATGACCATAGTATCGGGGTGCGTTCTCAAGACATCCTTGATCGCCCGGCATATCTCATGAAGCGGCTGGCCGATATTCTCGCGCCTGTGGGCCGTCACCAGGATCAGTCTGTGAGAGGCGAAATCCACCAGGCGAAGGGCTGGATCAGCAAACCCCCGCCTTCCAGCCGCCACCTTGAGCACGGCATCGATCACCGTGTTCCCCGTCACATACACGCACTCACGCGGCGTCCCTTCTCCGATCAGGTTCTTCTGATGCTCTGAGGTCGGGGCGAAGTGCACATCAGCCAGACAGCCGACAAGCCTGCGGTTCA
Encoded proteins:
- the wecB gene encoding UDP-N-acetylglucosamine 2-epimerase (non-hydrolyzing): GGGLNMGRIKVVSIFGTRPDTIKLAPVVEELGKYPDLIDSVTIGTAQHREMMDQVLGVFGITPDYDLGIMHEDQTLFDITVGGLRGLEEVLSRERPDITLVHGDTSTAFAGALASFYLRIGVGHVEAGLRTHVKYDPYPEEMNRRLVGCLADVHFAPTSEHQKNLIGEGTPRECVYVTGNTVIDAVLKVAAGRRGFADPALRLVDFASHRLILVTAHRRENIGQPLHEICRAIKDVLRTHPDTMVIFPVHPNPRVRSVVMEELAGVERCLLVNPLSYPDMVGLIQRCYMVMTDSGGLQEEAPALGKPVLVLRRTTERPEGVAAGTLRLAGVSREEIATEAGMILTDREQYRKMADSRNPYGDGRAAHRVVMGILHFFGLRADRLLDFGQE
- the murA gene encoding UDP-N-acetylglucosamine 1-carboxyvinyltransferase, yielding MESLVIRGGAPLRGRVRVGGAKNASLPVIAASLLAGGRSMVEDVPSLRDVDTMCGVLTSLGAQVYRSQNTVAVDASVISSSEPPYDLVRAMRASFLVMGPLLARMGTVRISLPGGCAIGSRPIDLHLKGFAALGAEIDMGYGQIEARAERLVGARVYLDFPSVGATENIMMAAVLASGATLIENAAQEPEIVDLANFLNSMGAHVRGAGTNALRIEGVRELTPAQYMVIPDRIEAGTLMVAAAMTKGSLDIDNVVEEHLKPITAKLREAGVTVIEDGGSIHVESEARPRAVDIKTMPYPGFPTDLQAQFMSLMSVADGSSIITETVFENRFMHVAELARMGASIKIDGRSAMIEGQERLSGAQVRCSDLRAGAALVLAGLAAEGETEVADVYHLDRGYERLELKFAQAGAEIRRISDDEAEKAV